TAGTATTTTGAAATACTCCTCCTGTGAGGACAACCTGATTAATCAGATTTCCCTGACGAAGTAAATTAACCATTCCCACTATGGCATTGGCTAAACTTATATGAAATTTTGCAGCTATAATCGTTTTAGGAACCTGCTGCTGTAAGTCATTGAATAAAGCTTGCCACATCGGGGCTGGATCTATACAGTAAATATTATCTAATAAACCAAAATTAAAATGATAATTTTTGGTTTCTTCATAATTATTTAAGTTGTTAATATCTACTAGAGATTCCATTTCAATAGCGGCTTGTCCTTCATAGCTACATTCTTCTGGACAAATGCCAATAGCCGCTGCTACTGCATCGAACAACCGCCCTACTGAGGAAGCTGGAGGCGAGTTAATGCTTTTTTCTATAAGTTGATTGATTAGTTTGAGTGGTTTTTGTTGCAAAATTTTTACAATTTCTAACTCAGCATATTGTTGTTGGCAAGTTTCCCAGAGGTTAGCGGCGAGTAATTGGGCGTAGGTGTTACGCCAAGGTTGAGAAATTGCTTGTTCACCACCAATCATTGCCACAGGTTTAAAGGTTGCTAGGCGCTGGAATTGGTAGTAATCTGCTAACAGAAATTCTCCACCCCAGATTGTACTGTCTTCACCATAACCTAATCCATCTAAAGCAATACCTAAAACTGGTGGTGAATCTAAAGGAATAGCATTTTCTGCCATACAAGCAGCAATATGGGCATGATGATGTTGAATGGAATACAGTTTAATTTTATTAGCTGATGCTAGTTCTTTACCAAGTTTACTTGGAAGATATTCTGGGTGTTTGTCGATGGCTATGGCTTCTGGTTGATGTTCAAATAAATTTAAGTATAAATTCAAGGTATCTTGATAAGCATTAAAAGCCGCAGCGTTTTCTAAATCTCCTAAATGTTGAGATAAAATTGCTTGATTTTCTCGCAATAGGCAAAAGGTATTTTTTAACTCGCTGCCCATTGCTAAAATCGGCGGTACATTCTCAAATCCTGGTGGTAAATTAATAGGCGCAGGTGCGTAGCCTCTAGCACGACGAATTGTTTGCACTTTATCGCCGACAACTCGGACAACAGAATCATCTACTCTATTGACAATTTCCCGATTATGAAGAAGAAAATAATCAGCGATTTTGCCTAATTTATCCCGCGCTTCATTATTATCAATACATTGCGGTTCATCGGAAAGATTTCCACTTGTTAAAACTATTGGGCGGTTCATCCGCTTGAGAATTAGATGATGTAAAGGCGTATAAGGTAGCATGAACCCAAGGGTATTTTGCCCTGGTGCTACTGAAGATGCTATTGAATATTGAGTGTTTAGCGAAGAGTAAACTGTTTTCTTTTGCAATAAAACAATAGGTGCAGCAGAACTTGTTAATAATTCTTTTTCTTTGGCGTTGATGTTACAGTATTCTTCAATTACTGATATATCCCGCGCCATTAAAGCAAAGGGTTTATGATAGCGCTTTTTACGCTGGCGTAGTTTTTGTACTACTGTTTCCTGTGTTGCATCGCCAGCTAAATGAATACCACCTAAGCCCTTAATTGCTACAATTTCGCCTCTTTGCAATAAGGTACAAACTGCATCGACATCATCCAGCATGGAAAACATGGACGCGGTGACAGGTTTACCGTCAGCACGTTCTAACCAAGCTTTGGGGCCGCAGACGTGGCAAGCTATAGGTTGGGCATGAAAGCGACGGTTTTCAATATTGTGGTATTCTGTTGCACATTCAGCACACATGGCAAATGCAGACATACTGGTATTGCATCTGTCGTAGGGAATGGCAAGAATAATACTTAGACGCGGGCCACAATGAGTACAGTTGGTAAAAGGGTAGCGGTAAAAGCGGCTAAAGGGGTCAAAGATTTCTTGTTGACATTGGGGACAAGTGGCAGCATCAGGAGCAATTTCTGTTTTAATGGCATTACTAACACTACTAGAAATGACAAAATCATCAAATTTAAATTCACCTTTATAAGTAGTTCGCGTCAATTGTTGAATTTTGGCTAATGGTGGACATTCTTGTTGTAATTTAGTCACAAATTCTGTTAAAGCTTCTTCACTACCAGCTACCCGAATTAAAACACCTTCACCATCATTACAAACATCTCCCCGTAACCCATAGGCTTTAGCAAGACGATATACAGTAGGGCGAAAACCTACCCCCTGAACAGTACCAGAAACTCTAATTTCTTCAATCGTCATAAGCACTTAGGCTACTACTTTTATTTCCTTTGTGTCTTCGTGACTCTGTGGTTAATTTATTCATTAAACCCCCACAACAAAACTCGGTTATTTCCAGAATCAGCTATTACCGCAGTACCACCACATATTTTTATTCCATAACACCAATTTAGACTATCTCGCTTTGGCAATCCAAAATTACGGTTTTCGCCCTTACTGTGGAAATTTAATTGTCCAGCGATCGCATCCGCAACCGCACCCTGTAATGATAATATTGATGCTGGCTTTCTCCATCCTAGCAAGCGAGAATTAGCAGTATCTGCAACAACCAGCCAATCACCTGCAACCCCAACACCATAAGGCATACTTAAACTACTGGCGTTAGGAAAATAAACCCCTTGATTCATTTCCACAAAATCAAAACTTTTTTGTCCTAACACCACCGCACAAGGGGCATTATTTTCTGTTGGCATTCCTTGCCAAATCATCACACGATGATTACCTGCATCAGCGATAACTAAATTGTCTCCCCAAAAGGTAATATCGTGACACCATCGCATACTCGCCGCAGTGGCAGAACCTCCGCCGTTTTCATTACGAAATATCATATCTGGTTGTCCCAGAACTAAATCAGCGCTTTGACCATTTTCTGTTGGTATTTGATGCCAAATTAATACTCTGCGATTGCCTGTATCAGCAACAAATAGCCGCCCTTGATGATAGAAAACACCATAGGGCCAGTGCATTGTATTGGCAGATGCTGCTTGATTTCCTCGGTTTGGTTCATTATCACTAAAATTAGCTTGTCCTAATACTAAATCGGCTGGAACATTGCTATCTTCTGGTAAATTTTTCCAAATTAGAATCCTATGATTCCAAGCATCCGCTACTGCTAATCCTTCTTTACAAGCACAAATTCCAGTAGGTACATTGAGAGTTGCCCTTCCCAATTTACCTTTAGCATTTTGTCCTTCATGGTAAAAGTCTGGTTGTCCAATTACCCAATCAGCGCTTTGACTATCTTTAGTAGGACAATTACGCCATCCTAATAAACGATGATGCCCTGTATCTGATACCCACAATGAGCCATTTTTTAATAAACAAGCGCCACGCGGCCCAAACATTGTTGTGGGACTGGGTGCTATGGGTATCACTAATTTTTGTGGTTCTAAAATATTGCCTAAAATTACCTCTGCACCTTGAGGTGATAAAGGTAATTTTTGTGGTGTGGAAGTAATCACAATAAGATATACATAAACCGCAGATGGACGCTGATAATCATTTAAAATCATCAGCGTAGGATAACGTGTATCAACGATTGCAATTTGAGATTATAGCATTTCTCAGTAAGCGTCAAGTATATCTAATAACCTCACCCCCAACCCCTCTCCTTACCAAGGAGAGGGGAGATAAAGTGTAAAGGAACATCAGCAGCAGTTAAGCATTCACCAGTTTGTAAATTGAACTGAAATCCGTGGGAAGGACAGGTGAGAATACCATTTTCAATCTTACCTGTATCTAAAGGTGATGCTAGGTGAGTACAAGCATTACGATAACAGGTAATCGTAACACCTTGACGATATAAAATGAGTGAATGACCAGCAACTTTCTTTGCCAATACTCCAAAATCCGCAATTTGTTCAATATTTGTCACCTTTACCCAAGTAGAAGTTACCTTTGATGAAAATGGACTGATTAAACCAGAATTGGCATTGTTAACAACAGAGGTATCATTAACAGCAATTACTTTGGTAACTTCAGGACAATGCTTTTTAATTGCCTGTTCTACTCCTTGAGATAAAGTTAAAGTAGAAGCCGGACAACTACTGCAAGTTCCTATTAACTTGACTTCTACTGTATCTGGTGGTTTAAAAGCTACCAGTTCTATATCCCCGTTATGACTTTTTAAGCCTGGGCGAACTTCCTCAAGGGCTATCTGAATACGTTCTAAAATCGGTGGTTTGACTAGTTCATGATATAGTAGCACTGCATACACTACTTCATCAGTCACAGCAAGACGCAAAGCTGACATTGATTCTTGTTTGAGACTTTTAATCAAACGTGTCAAAGCTTCTTTATGTAAAGCTTCAATAGCGCTTTTTAGACCTACTGCTACGCACCTTTGGCTTTCATCCCACTCGGATATAATTGCTTCAAAGCGGTTAATTTCTTGAATGAATTCTTCTAGGTTGGTCATTGGTCAGTGGTCAGTGGTCATTGGTCAGTGGTCGGTGGTCAGTGGTCGATGGTCAGTGAGTGAATGAAATATATAGCTGGGGACTGGGGACTGGGGACTGGGGACTGGGGACTGGGTGAAAAGCCTTTTTGTGTCTAGGTTTTATCATCTGTTGATGTCCTAACCACCTTGGCTATTGCTATAACAACTAACAACTAACAACTGACAACTAACAACTGACACTTCATTTCATTTTGAAATCCTTGAGGAGAAATGGCATCATGATGCCAGTCGCTAAGCTAGACAATGTTATTGGTAAACAAAAGGGAATATCAGCTTGGGCCAGCAATACCAATATGAGAAAACCAATGCTAGTAGCAATTGTGGTTTGCTTAATAAAATATATGGGGTCGCGTAGTAGCTTTCCTTGAAAAAATAATTTGGCAGAAAACCACCCAATTTCTAACATGTCGCCTCCTAATAATTTGTTAACCAAGCCAGTACAATCAACCCTAAGATGATGGCGGGAATTGCACCCGCAGGAGCAAATAATGCACCAAGCATTGCTGAAAAAGAATAACCTATATCTTTTCCAGCTAATATTATTCCGCCAATAGCACCGCCAATCATAGATACAACTGTCGCCAGGACTAACCACAATAATCCTGTTGCTAGGTTCAAGTCACCAGCTGCCATATTTGTGAAAAAATCAGTCACGCTAGGATTAATCAAAATATCTTTCATGTTGGGAGTTGGGAATTGAAAGTTAGGAGTTAGGAGTTAGGAGTTAGGAGTTTTTTTGATACTTGAAAGACTATCATTTATGACTGATGGTTATTGATTTCTAGTTCCAATTCTTGCAATGCTTGAGTGACTACTTCTGCTTGATTTATCTGTTGATGTTGTACAAAGATTTCTCTAGCTTGTTGATAGTAAGTACGCGCTTTTAATAAATTGTGTTGATTACCTGTTTCTGGCTTTTCTAGGTCGTCGGGTAAGTTGAATAAGGCGTTGGCTTTGTTAGAAATTGTGTTAGCGTACTCTAGAGGTGTGTCTTTGGGATTACGCACTTTTAGGGCTTCGTCATAAGCTGCGATCGCCCGCAAATTGTTCTCTACAGGATGGGAACTTACTAAATATTGCAAAGCGTTCCCTAAGTTGTTTTGCAACATGGCATATTCTCTAGGATGATCAATCAAATTAATATGCTTCAGTGCTACTTCAAATGACTGTACTGCTAACCCCTGACGCAAGTATTCTGTATGTGATGCCATCGGCATGGAAAGGTAAGCGATCGCAATATTGTTATATAAAATCGCGTATTCCTGGGGAAAGTCCTGCCAGGTAAACACCCGCAACGCTTCATGATAAGCTTGAATACTGTCTGTCATCCGTGCCAAATTAAATGGCACAAGCGACTGTAACACCAGCCCCAAGTTCATCTGTGCCTCTGCCACTTCTTCAGGAGAGGCTAATTGTTGTAAAATCGGCAATGCCTCTTCATAACTTGCTTTGGCTTGCAGTAGTAGTTCAGTCCCCCCATCAGGAATTGCCTGTAACGTCCCTGCCATTCCTGCTTTGGCCCTGGCTTTCAGTAGGGGATACTCCTCACCAGACATTTCATACGCCCGGTAATATAGCCCGACTGCATTTCGCAAGTCTTGGGCTGTTTTAGGCTTTTTTTGAAAGCCTTGTGCCATCTCGATCAGCATTTGGATTTTTTCTTCTGGCGTTGCTGATTCGGATGCCATAGCGGCGATCGCAGCCTTCAGTGCTGAATCTGTAATGCTAGGGGTCATAATTACTGTAACTCTAGCTGTTGGAGAATTAAGTCTGTCAACGCCCACAAGAATTAGAGACACGCGATCGCGTCTTCATCAAGGGCTATACAAATTTACGCAGGCTTTGAGTCCCCTAGTGGAATTCCCCTTATTAATCTCAGACTAGGGACTAGCAACTAAAGATTAGGCATTA
Above is a window of Nostoc sp. UHCC 0702 DNA encoding:
- the hypF gene encoding carbamoyltransferase HypF, which translates into the protein MTIEEIRVSGTVQGVGFRPTVYRLAKAYGLRGDVCNDGEGVLIRVAGSEEALTEFVTKLQQECPPLAKIQQLTRTTYKGEFKFDDFVISSSVSNAIKTEIAPDAATCPQCQQEIFDPFSRFYRYPFTNCTHCGPRLSIILAIPYDRCNTSMSAFAMCAECATEYHNIENRRFHAQPIACHVCGPKAWLERADGKPVTASMFSMLDDVDAVCTLLQRGEIVAIKGLGGIHLAGDATQETVVQKLRQRKKRYHKPFALMARDISVIEEYCNINAKEKELLTSSAAPIVLLQKKTVYSSLNTQYSIASSVAPGQNTLGFMLPYTPLHHLILKRMNRPIVLTSGNLSDEPQCIDNNEARDKLGKIADYFLLHNREIVNRVDDSVVRVVGDKVQTIRRARGYAPAPINLPPGFENVPPILAMGSELKNTFCLLRENQAILSQHLGDLENAAAFNAYQDTLNLYLNLFEHQPEAIAIDKHPEYLPSKLGKELASANKIKLYSIQHHHAHIAACMAENAIPLDSPPVLGIALDGLGYGEDSTIWGGEFLLADYYQFQRLATFKPVAMIGGEQAISQPWRNTYAQLLAANLWETCQQQYAELEIVKILQQKPLKLINQLIEKSINSPPASSVGRLFDAVAAAIGICPEECSYEGQAAIEMESLVDINNLNNYEETKNYHFNFGLLDNIYCIDPAPMWQALFNDLQQQVPKTIIAAKFHISLANAIVGMVNLLRQGNLINQVVLTGGVFQNTILLEQVTNRLQSLKINVFTHRLLPANDGNLSLGQAMITAAKIMIN
- a CDS encoding NifU family protein encodes the protein MTNLEEFIQEINRFEAIISEWDESQRCVAVGLKSAIEALHKEALTRLIKSLKQESMSALRLAVTDEVVYAVLLYHELVKPPILERIQIALEEVRPGLKSHNGDIELVAFKPPDTVEVKLIGTCSSCPASTLTLSQGVEQAIKKHCPEVTKVIAVNDTSVVNNANSGLISPFSSKVTSTWVKVTNIEQIADFGVLAKKVAGHSLILYRQGVTITCYRNACTHLASPLDTGKIENGILTCPSHGFQFNLQTGECLTAADVPLHFISPLLGKERGWG